From Anaerolineales bacterium, the proteins below share one genomic window:
- a CDS encoding 2-dehydropantoate 2-reductase gives MNDEAVLVVGTGAMACLFAGLLSAQAEVVMLGTWSEAVRAIRSGGVRLESEAGLQTCRPSATDNPRDCLGVRQALVLVKAWQTPRAAAQLAECLAPEGVALSLQNGLGNLEALGAALGDERAAGGVTRMGATLLGPGRVRVGGRGPTTVADHRRIGSLDRYLRAAGLEVERVADVTSVVWGKLAVNAGINPVAALLRVMNGEVAARPGAAAIVRQAAQEVQAVARALGIELPFEDAGEQALAAARASAENQSSMLQDVLRGARTEIDAINGAVVRLAQAAGAQAPVNQVLWRLVSALTPEEEVG, from the coding sequence GTGAACGACGAGGCGGTGCTGGTCGTCGGCACCGGCGCCATGGCCTGCCTTTTCGCCGGCCTGCTCTCGGCGCAGGCGGAGGTCGTCATGTTGGGGACTTGGTCCGAGGCGGTGAGGGCGATTCGGTCGGGCGGCGTCCGCCTCGAGTCCGAGGCCGGGTTGCAGACCTGCCGCCCGTCGGCGACCGACAATCCGAGGGACTGCCTCGGCGTGCGCCAGGCCCTGGTGTTGGTCAAGGCTTGGCAGACGCCGCGGGCCGCGGCGCAGTTGGCGGAGTGCCTGGCCCCGGAGGGAGTTGCGCTCAGCCTGCAGAACGGGCTGGGCAACCTTGAGGCCCTGGGAGCGGCCTTGGGCGATGAACGGGCAGCCGGCGGCGTGACCCGGATGGGAGCGACCCTGCTGGGGCCGGGGCGCGTCCGTGTGGGGGGACGCGGACCGACGACGGTCGCCGACCATCGGCGCATCGGCTCGCTGGACAGGTACCTCCGGGCTGCCGGCCTCGAGGTCGAGCGCGTGGCCGACGTGACGAGCGTGGTGTGGGGCAAGCTGGCGGTGAATGCCGGGATAAACCCGGTGGCGGCGCTGCTGCGAGTGATGAACGGTGAGGTGGCGGCCCGGCCGGGGGCAGCCGCGATCGTGCGTCAGGCCGCGCAGGAGGTGCAGGCTGTGGCCCGGGCACTAGGGATCGAGCTGCCCTTCGAGGATGCCGGAGAGCAGGCGTTGGCTGCGGCACGGGCTTCGGCTGAGAACCAGTCCTCGATGCTGCAGGATGTGCTGCGCGGCGCCCGGACGGAGATCGACGCCATCAATGGCGCCGTCGTGCGGTTGGCCCAAGCGGCCGGGGCTCAGGCGCCGGTCAACCAGGTCCTGTGGCGGTTGGTCTCGGCCCTGACCCCAGAGGAGGAGGTAGGATGA